The Armatimonadota bacterium genomic interval TGCAGTTTCCATTTTCGATGCAAACACATAGTGAGGGGTGAGACGATGGTGCATTTCTTCACGCCCGCAGAGGTTGCTCGCAGGATGGGTGTCTCGCGGTCCACAGTCCTCTGGTGGACGGATACTCATAAGTTGAAGGCGCTCCGAACCGCAACAGGACGGCGTTTGATTCCAGCGCGGTCGCTCCAGAAGTTTACCGAGGACCGCGCGCGCAAGACACAGGCCCATGCGGGCCTGCGCTAATGAACAGCGGCCCGGCCTGACGCTTCCTAGGGCACCGGCCGGGTCGCTGCCGAGAGAGGAGTGATTGTGTTGACCTCCCCGATTTTATCCCATTCGACGTCATTAGGCAAAACCCTGCACGAGCGGGTTCCTGTCCGTAATCAGGCCGGCCGTGTCGTCGGCTGCGTCCGGTTCCTCAACGGCCGGCGTACCTTTGTGAAGTCCGTCAATCCCGACCTGCACATGCTCCGGCAGCCCCGGGCATGGGCGAATGACCGCACGGTTCTCGACCAACTTGCCCGCATCGGCGCAGAGTTCGTGTGCCACCAAGAACGAGCATCACGCCGACGTTGGTGGGCGTCACTCGCCGCGTTCGGAGAGCACGGCTTCCCTGTTGTGCGCGGCTGCGGCGAACAGGTCGGCCTCGGGCTGAAGTTCTGGCACGTCGAGGACCCTGATAGGCCACAGCAGGTCCCGCTGTTCCCCGAGGTGTCGCGATGAACGGCGCCCCCGAGGAGCTCGCCGCCATCGTCGCCCACGACCGTTGCCTCGACCTCATCGCCGTTCGGTGCCCGAAGTGCGGCGTCACCTGCGGCGTCCTGCCCGGAGCGGAGGCCTGGCATGCCCGCTGCGACGGGGCCCGCATGGAGCCAGTGGACCCGGCTTCTGCGGCGCGGCTGTTGAAGCGCGCCAGGGACCGACGCTGGTATCGGGGCAGGCTGGCCGGGGCCCCCTCGAAACGTCTGGAAAAACGCCAGGAAAACCGGGCAAGAAGGGGGTCTGCGGGGCCGACGGGACCGGGGATACCCGGATGAGCGCGACCGGCCCTTTTGGGGCCTTTGCGAACGAGTACCACGGTCGCGGGTTGAACGCGATTCCGGTCTTGCCCGGCACGAAGCAGCCGGCCGTTCCCTGGCGGGGTTGGCAGCGGCGCCGGCAGTCAGCCGATGAAGTACGCCGGCTCATCGAGACGCACCCCGGGGCCGACATTGGGATTGTCCTGGGCGGTTTCGGCGGGTTGGTGGACTTCGACGTAGATTCTCTCGTCGGCGAGGAAGCGTTGGTCTCGCTGGCTCGGGGGAAGAAACTTCCGTTGCCGGCGACGACCATGCTTGAATCCCCGCGCGGGCATCACCGACTCTTCCGCGCGGTCGGGCCGATACCATCACGACTGCGGCTGGTTGAAGACGTTGACCTGCTCGCCGAGGGCCGGTTTCTCGTCGCACCCCCCTCCACGGGCCGCGCTTGGCTGACCGGCCTCGATGCCCTGGCTCCGCTGCCCGTGGCCTGGGAGGCCTTCTTGCAGGCCGCGCAAACACCTTCGGAATGGGCCGCCAGCCGACGGGCCGCCGAGCACTTCGGAGTCCCCGAGGGAGAGCGGAATATCACCCTGGCGCGGCTGGTTGGCAGCAAACTGACGGCGGGTGTCTCTGACGTGGAGATTGTCCGGTGGGCGCGCGAATGGGCCAAGCGGTGCGCGCCCGGTTCGCACCCGTTCACGTCTGAGGAGGCAGAGCGAGTGGCCCTGTCCATCATCGAGACCCGACGGCGTACCCGGTCGCCGGCGGAGGCTGCCCTGTTCGTCGGGAGAGAACGGGGCCTCGACGCCGTGGACCGATTGGTGCTCGTGGCGCTCGCCACGCACCAGAGGGACCTCGGGGGCCCGGTGACTTTCGCCGCGCCGTGCCGACTAATTGGCAGCCTTGCCGGGTTCGACCCCGGCACGGTCGCCAGGGTGTACCGCCGACTGCGCGAGGCCGGGCTCATCTTCCTGTCGGCGATTCGGGACCCTGACGGCCGGCGGGTTTCAGCCGTTCGGTTCCGGCCACCGTTGCCCACGGCAACATAAGCACTTGTTCTTGGTCTTGAGCTCTTGGTCTTGAAGCCCTGCAGTGAGGTTGTTGAAGCTGGGAGGACGAGGGTTTTGACGGCGGCGCGACGCGCGGCCGAGAAAGGGGGACGAGGTGGCCGGGCAGAGGTGGTCCCGACGGTGGCGGCCGGGCCGCAAGCCGCCCACCCAGCCGCCGCTACGGCAGCGGGTCTGCGTCCTATGCGGCGCGCCGTTTCTTGCCCGCCGGTCTCATGCCCGGCTGTGTTCTGCGCTGTGCCGGAAGAGGCTCGAGCGGGCACGTCAGCAGGAGCGCGCACGGATGCGGCTAGAGGCCGCATGGGCGCGATGGGCGCAGGAAGACCAAGGCGAACCCCGGGAGAATCGGCCCTGAAGGCTTCTCGCAGGCCCTGGCGGTCGCGTAGTAGGACCTGTGACGCGACAGTTACGGTCTTTGTGGGGTGGAACAGGTCTGGCCGGCCGGGCCGGTTCAGGCGCGTGAGTTGGACTTTGGACTAGGGTATCCTGTAGAAGACCCTCCCGGTAGAGTCCACGAACCAGAGTGCGGGTCCCCTGGTGTCAACTCCCATGCTCGCTTGCCCTGCTGGGCTCACAAACAGGACCCCGGCGGGGTCCAGCATGACGTACGACCTCTGGACCGCGTCCAGGAAGAGGAACCCTGGTTTTGCTGGACCCGCACTGAGCACGATGTTCGCCGTCCCCGTTGCGTCCCAAAACCGCAGTGCTGGCTCGCCGGCGACCGCGTCCAGGGTGATGCGCCTTCTACCGCCTTCGTCCACAATCTCAACGGCTCGGGCACGTAGTGTAGATGGCTGCGAATCGGCTTGCTGCACCGGGACTATGAGGGTGACGAATGCGACAAGGCTCAGCGCCAAGACGATGAAGACTAGCCGCAAACGCCGCTCCACAATGCGCAGGCGGTCTAATAGAGCGTCGAACTCCGTTCGCTCCATAGCGTTCCCTCCTTTGTGAGCCCCTATCGGCTGCAGGTCTGCACGACGTTGTACGCGACCGCACGCGGTGCTGGAGCCCCGAACTGCCATCCCGGTGTCAGGCCGCTTGGAGGGCTCGCCCCGGATACTCCGACGGCCACGAAGTCGCGCCGCTCCAGACTGGCCCTAAGCGCCACCGTTGAGGGATTCTGCCCCTCGCGGAGACACTTGGCTGCCCGAGTGAACAGTGGCACCGCGTCCGAGCCGCCATACGCGGTCCACGTCATGCTATCCACCACACCGGCAATGTATGCGTTGCCGCGGGCCGACTCGCCGCTACCATACAGACTAAGGAGCTCATGCCCGTTGAAGAGATACAGACGCTGCCCAGTGGCAGCAGCGACTGAACCGAGGAGTAATCCGATGACTACACCAAACGCGAGAAATCGCACGACACGTCACCGTCCCTTTCCATCGCAGTCACCTCCCGCATCTGTCCGCCCCCACGGATGCACCCCTTCTGCAGCAGCGTCGTGTTGTCATGCTGCGCGATGGTCTACGCGAGCCTCAGCCGCTCGATGGCCCCGGCCCTCTTGTGCGCCCTCTGCAGGTCCGCCCCCACTAGGCTGCTGTAGCGCAGCGTGGTGCTCAGGCTCTCGTGCCCAAGCAGCCGTCTGACTTCATCCAACCCTGCCCCGCCCCGAAGCCAGCTTGTCGCGGCGAAGTGCCGCAGGGCGTGAGGGTGAAACCTACGGTGTGCAGGCAGGCCGACCTTCGCAGAGAGCCTGTGCATGATTTGCAGCAGGTGCCGGTGCTTCAGCGGTCGGCCCGCGCGGTCGCAGAACAGGAACGATTCAGTCGCGGGCTGCGGGTGACGCGCCAGCCATGCCTTCAGCGCCCTCGTCGTGGTGGGGCCGACGAAGGCCACTCGGTCCTTGCGGCCTTTGCCCTCACGCACGAACAGGCCGCGGTCGGCCGGTCGCCAGTCCTCAACCAGCAAGTGGAGCAGTTCGCTGGCGCGCAGGCCCGCATCGGCGAGCACCAGGAGCAGCGCCCGGTTCCTCGTGCCATGCAGCGTTTCGGGGCAGGTGGCGAGCGCGGCCCGCAGTTCCTCTTCGGTGGGCACGTCGGGCAGCGTCTTGGGGCAGCGCATGGTGAAGCCGCGAAGAGGGTTCTCGGTGAGGGTGCCAACCTCGACGCACCACCTGAAGAACGTCTTGAGCGTGCGGTAGCCCTGGTGCTGGCGAGAGGCTGACAACCCGCGCTCTTGGAGGTGCGCGAAGAACTGCCGCACCGTGAGCACGGTCACCTCTGGAACGCCGGCGAGGAACTGCTCCAGCCATTCGCGGTAGGTATGCAGCGTCGCCTGTGTGCAGCCAGCTACACGCTTGGTGAGCAAGAACGACTCGACAGCATCCCTGAGGGGGTGAGCGTCGGCTTTTTCAAGCGTTTCGGGAGAACCGCGAAGGCTGAAACCCGCGTCCTGACTGAACTGGCGCGCCCGGAGGGACTTGAACCCCCGACCTACGGCTCCGGAGGCCGCCGCTCTATCCACTGAGCTACGGGCGCGCTAACTCTCATTATAGCACCTCATGACACCCTGCAGGGCCTACTGCTCGCCGTCGTCGTCCCCGTCTCCGGCGCCATGACCACCGGCACCCTGACCACCAGTACCTGCCGGCTGCGCGGAGGCAAGGCCCGCGGGCTCACCCGAAGGCACGGCCGCGGCTGCGCGTGGGAACAACCTCGCCACCAGGTCGTCCAGCAGCGAATAGACCACCGGGATCACGAGCAGCGTCAGGAATGTGGACGTCAGGAGCCCTCCCAACACCGCCATGCCCAGCGGCTGGCGCCACTCGGCGCCGCTGGTGCCCAGCCCGAGCGCCACCGGCAGTCCGCCGAGGATCGTCGTGAGCGAGGTCATCAGGATCGGCCGCATACGGACTCCCCCGCCCTCGATCAGGGCGTCCCACCGCGACCGGCCGCGGGCGCGCAGCTGGTTGACGTAGTCCACGAACACGATGGCGTTGTTCACCACGATGCCCGTGAGCATGATGATCCCCAGCAGCGACATGATGCTCACGTTGATGCGCGTGGCCAACAGCAGCGGGAAGACGCCCACCGCTGCCAGCGGCAGCGTGAACATGACCGTCAAGGGGTGCAGCAACGACTCGAACTGAGCAGCCATCACCATGTACACGAAGACGATCGCCAGCGCCAGCGACGTCAGCAGATCCCGGAACGATTCGGCCTGAATCTGTGCCTCTCCGCCGAAGAAGACCTCGTACCCGGGCGGGAGCGTCAGGGCGTCCGTCTTCTTCTCGATGTCGGCGATGACCGCGCCCAGCGGTCGTTCCTTCAGGTCGGCCGAGACGACCGCAAGCCGTGCCCGGTTCTTCCTCTGCACTGAGGCCGCACCGCGCGTCTCGTGCAGCGAGGCCACGTCGCGCAGGCGTATCGCGGTGCCATCGGGAGCGGTTCCCACGGCAAGGTCGCCGATGCGTTCGACCGCGTTACGGTCTTCGATCCTGGACCGCACGGTGATGTCGAACTCATCCCCGCCTACGCGGTACCGGGTCACGGCGCTGCCCTCGATCGCGCTGCGGAGCGCGGTGCCGACGACGGCGGCGTTGAGCCCAAGCCGCGAGGCCCGGGCGCGGTCGAGCGTAACCTGGATCTCGGACTTGCCCAGGGCCAGGGAGTTGTCCACGTTTACCACGCCGGGGGTGGTGCGCACGATCTCCTCGACCCTCGCCGCCAGATCCGCGAGACGGCGCTGATCGGGCCCCGAGATCTCGACCTGCACCGGCGCCTCGCCGCCTCCGACCCCGCTGGTCGAGGAGATCTTCACCTCCGCTGCGGGGATGACGGCCATCTCCGTGCGCAGAGCGTCCATGATCTGCGCGAGCGCGCGCGTGCGCTCGCCCCGGTCAACCAGACTCACAAAGATGTCTGCCTTCTGTGATCCCGGCGTGGTGTACCCAAAGCCCAGCGAGGAGGCACCCACCATCGTGAAGACGGTCTTCACCTCTGGTGTCTGCCGCAGGATCGCCTCTGCCTTCAGCGCGGCCGCATCTGCCAGGGCCAGCGAGCTGCCCTGGGGCATGTCGAGCTGGACTCGGAACTCGCCGGTGTCGGAGACGGGGAAGAACTCCTTGCCGATGAGCGGTGAGGCCACCAGTGCCATGCTCGCCGCGAATGCCAGGGTCGCCAGCCCGAGCGTGGCTCCCCGGTGCCGCAGGCACCAGGACAGCCATCCCTGGTACCGGCGCACCAGCACGTCGTAGGCGGCATCCCACCGGTCGGACAGGCGCCCCCGCCAGGTCCCGGCGTAGTTCCTCCGCCTCAGCCAGCGCCCAGACAGCATCGGCGTCAGCGTGAACGCGATGAGGACCGACAGCAGGTTGGCGAAAACGACTGTGAGCCCGAACTGCCGGAAGAACTGCCCGACGATGCCGCTGGTGAAGGCGATCGGCACGAACACGGCGACATTAGTCATCGAGCTGGCCATCACCGCCAGCTCTATCTCGCGCGAGCCCTCCCGTGCCGCGTCCTGTGGCGTCGGGTCGAGGTCCAGGTGCCGGTTGATGTTCTCGGTGACCACGATGGCATTGTCCACAAGCACGCCCACCGATACCGCCAGGCCGAGCAGCGACATCATGTTGATCGTGAATCCCGCAAAGAACATCGGCAGGTAGGTGGCGATGATCGCGGTCGGCATCGCCAGTGCGATGATGAGT includes:
- a CDS encoding helix-turn-helix domain-containing protein, producing MVHFFTPAEVARRMGVSRSTVLWWTDTHKLKALRTATGRRLIPARSLQKFTEDRARKTQAHAGLR
- a CDS encoding efflux RND transporter permease subunit; the encoded protein is MSLSGIAVRRPVFVLMVISALMVLGLVSYTRLPVELTPDIQFPFVSVTVVYPGAGPEEVELLVAKPLEEQISSLPDVREVRSIAGEGIVLVLVQFELGVSVDAAAADVRQRVDIARAGFPRDVEQPIVQKLDVGAMPVLNIGLSGSRSPRELRRIADDVVKPRLERVSGVAAVNVTGGRVREIRVEVDQERLRAFGLALSQIEDTLRAENLNMPGGKVTEDSREFLVRLAGQFTSLEEIADLRVLRRDGSTVRLGDVATVRDAEKDATQYTRLNGRDSVGITVQKQAGGNTVKVADGVRKAVAELRRTLPGDLTFAIAQDQSVFIRSSVADVQGNLLLGAILVAIVVFLFLHNVRSTLIIALAMPTAIIATYLPMFFAGFTINMMSLLGLAVSVGVLVDNAIVVTENINRHLDLDPTPQDAAREGSREIELAVMASSMTNVAVFVPIAFTSGIVGQFFRQFGLTVVFANLLSVLIAFTLTPMLSGRWLRRRNYAGTWRGRLSDRWDAAYDVLVRRYQGWLSWCLRHRGATLGLATLAFAASMALVASPLIGKEFFPVSDTGEFRVQLDMPQGSSLALADAAALKAEAILRQTPEVKTVFTMVGASSLGFGYTTPGSQKADIFVSLVDRGERTRALAQIMDALRTEMAVIPAAEVKISSTSGVGGGEAPVQVEISGPDQRRLADLAARVEEIVRTTPGVVNVDNSLALGKSEIQVTLDRARASRLGLNAAVVGTALRSAIEGSAVTRYRVGGDEFDITVRSRIEDRNAVERIGDLAVGTAPDGTAIRLRDVASLHETRGAASVQRKNRARLAVVSADLKERPLGAVIADIEKKTDALTLPPGYEVFFGGEAQIQAESFRDLLTSLALAIVFVYMVMAAQFESLLHPLTVMFTLPLAAVGVFPLLLATRINVSIMSLLGIIMLTGIVVNNAIVFVDYVNQLRARGRSRWDALIEGGGVRMRPILMTSLTTILGGLPVALGLGTSGAEWRQPLGMAVLGGLLTSTFLTLLVIPVVYSLLDDLVARLFPRAAAAVPSGEPAGLASAQPAGTGGQGAGGHGAGDGDDDGEQ